One window of Chamaesiphon minutus PCC 6605 genomic DNA carries:
- a CDS encoding DUF4112 domain-containing protein, producing MADARQDNINLATETHLAHHAPKLKRMRQLSQLLDGAIAIPGTKRRIGIDPILGLIPGGGDTVSAALSGYIIIEAARIGLPREALMRMVGNIAIDTLVGTVPVLGDVFDVLSKANIRNMQIVESHIQAPPTNSAKTDKLFIVLLIVLLISFALAMGIATVAFWSFVANWIRG from the coding sequence ATGGCTGACGCAAGACAAGACAACATTAACTTAGCCACGGAAACTCATCTAGCTCATCATGCACCGAAATTGAAACGGATGCGCCAGCTCAGTCAATTACTCGATGGTGCGATCGCCATTCCCGGTACCAAGAGACGCATCGGTATCGATCCGATTTTAGGCTTAATTCCTGGCGGTGGCGATACAGTCAGTGCGGCGTTATCCGGTTATATTATTATCGAAGCCGCACGGATAGGTTTACCTCGCGAAGCATTGATGAGAATGGTCGGAAATATCGCGATCGATACTCTAGTTGGTACAGTACCAGTATTGGGCGATGTTTTTGATGTATTGTCTAAAGCCAACATTCGCAACATGCAAATTGTAGAAAGTCACATCCAAGCACCCCCAACCAATAGTGCCAAAACCGATAAATTATTTATCGTATTATTAATAGTCCTCCTCATTTCGTTCGCTCTAGCCATGGGCATCGCCACTGTTGCCTTCTGGAGTTTTGTGGCTAATTGGATTAGGGGATAG
- a CDS encoding DUF2996 domain-containing protein, producing MVEESAENVAPAAAGKKAKPAAEEAPATDSAAPSEAGKPPSGEKKVPPKKEKPPAVEAKPFTEFIQQDYIPALTQALADKGVADLQIALERAKIAIKGYETEPECSQVIGRWSDGNRQFNVYLFEDNIQSARAFSCADGKHQASTLEAFLIDERKVTLDLMVSGVVLRLNSQKWLTRN from the coding sequence ATGGTAGAAGAATCCGCAGAAAATGTAGCTCCCGCAGCCGCAGGGAAAAAAGCTAAACCAGCCGCAGAGGAAGCACCTGCAACTGACTCCGCTGCGCCAAGCGAAGCCGGGAAACCGCCCAGTGGCGAAAAAAAGGTGCCTCCCAAGAAGGAAAAACCACCCGCAGTTGAAGCCAAACCCTTTACTGAATTTATTCAGCAAGATTACATTCCCGCCCTCACCCAAGCCCTGGCAGATAAAGGGGTCGCCGATCTCCAGATTGCGCTAGAGCGGGCGAAAATCGCCATTAAGGGCTATGAAACCGAGCCAGAGTGTTCTCAAGTTATCGGTCGGTGGAGTGACGGCAACCGCCAATTTAACGTCTATTTATTCGAGGATAATATTCAGAGCGCGCGGGCATTTTCCTGTGCCGATGGCAAGCATCAAGCCAGCACGCTCGAAGCCTTCTTAATCGACGAGCGCAAAGTTACCCTCGATCTGATGGTTTCTGGCGTCGTATTGCGGCTCAACAGTCAAAAGTGGTTGACCAGAAATTAG